In Festucalex cinctus isolate MCC-2025b chromosome 21, RoL_Fcin_1.0, whole genome shotgun sequence, one genomic interval encodes:
- the cep57l1 gene encoding centrosomal protein CEP57L1 isoform X4, whose amino-acid sequence MDLCHDQLSDSPSKNSYVPSYVAGSYYQLPDKMLALPGEAQLSPKGAAPPVVSPVPPPPKQNSQALVDALRTLQEKIKRLEQERLQAEKSYTQSSHDARKHEPRATSSSLTQDNHRRELDSKLQSAESRCKMLERQLDSMRRMVDGARKDKDAPVDSQQQKQPSNTDNHEKLQKLESECVKLGRTQNLSEMKLAILEHKFLKEEHERKLVQEKAGQLQRELDLSLRLSSPAVQQTKPKKTPQKPILKSPRSNGMASPRRKTIPFVAGMSTNPSHSVHANLQSILHMMKHHQPQLCERVSALHRTGCGARKCLRMDGQPAEPEPDAQSLGSLSDILLALQDELGQMGFEHQELMRQIEATEHLEQRHELQRELESMVARMDKKGSQITKLRKHQQTALLSISSLKCIPSDPQVDPAAAHHQQGDQEAERRAAFLDISCQAQNSSSGEAEQRRPAEPPHSQRDTEAAEQPQTRRHLLGTLVTNDY is encoded by the exons ATGGATTTGTGCCACGATCAG CTTTCAGACTCGCCCTCCAAAAACAGCTACGTACCTTCCTATGTAGCTGGTAGCTACTACCAGCTTCCGGACAAGATGCTGGCATTGCCAGGAGAAGCGCAGCTGTCCCCAAAAGGTGCAGCGCCCCCGGTCGTCAGTCCTGTGCCACCACCGCCTAAGCAGAACAGCCAGG CTCTCGTGGACGCACTGAGGACCCTTCAGGAGAAAATTAAACGCCTGGAGCAGGAGCGGCTACAAGCGGAGAAGAGCTACACGCAGTCGTCCCATGATGCGAGGAAACATGAACCCCGAGCCACGTCATCAAGCTTGACCCAGGACAATCACAGGAGAG AGCTGGACTCCAAGTTGCAGTCTGCCGAGTCTCGCTGTAAAATGCTCGAGAGGCAGCTAGACTCCATGAGGAGGATGGTGGACGGGGCAAGGAAGGATAAAGACGCACCGGTGGACAGTCAG CAGCAGAAGCAGCCGAGCAACACAGACAACCACGAAAAGCTGCAGAAACTTGAATCGGAGTGTGTCAAATTGGGGAGAACACAAAATCTCTCAGAG ATGAAACTTGCCATTCTGGAGCATAAGTTTCTGAAGGAGGAGCATGAGCGTAAACTTGTGCAGGAGAAAGCAGGACAG CTGCAACGAGAGTTGGACCTTAGCCTCCGACTGTCTTCACCTGCTGTCCAGCAGACGAAACCAAAAAAGACCCCCCAAAAGCCCATTCTG aAATCCCCCAGATCGAATGGGATGGCGTCACCAAGGCGCAAAACTATTCCGTTTGTGGCAGGAATG TCGACCAACCCGAGCCACTCGGTGCACGCCAACTTGCAGAGCATCCTGCACATGATGAAGCACCACCAGCCTCAGCTGTGCGAGCGGGTGAGCGCCCTGCACCGTACGGGCTGTGGCGCCAGGAAGTGCCTGCGCATGGACGGCCAGCCGGCGGAGCCCGAACCCGACGCCCAGTCGCTAGGCTCGCTGTCCGACATCCTCTTGGCCCTACAGGACGAGCTGGGACAAATGGGCTT TGAACATCAGGAGTTGATGCGTCAGATTGAAGCCACTGAGCACTTGGAGCAGAGGCACGAACTGCAAAGAGAATTGGAAAGTATGGTGGCCAGGATGGACAAAAAAGGATCGCAGATCACGAAACTGAGGAAACACCAGCAGACA GCTTTATTAAGCATTTCAAGCCTGAAATGTATTCCTTCAGATCCTCAAGTTGACCCAGCAGCCGCGCACCACCAACAAGGCGACCAAGAAGCCGAACGCCGTGCAGCCTTTCTTGACATCTCCTGCCAGGCCCAAAATTCATCATCAGGAGAGGCCGAGCAGCGGAGGCCAGCAGAGCCTCCACATTCTCAGAGAGACACAGAAGCTGCGGAACAGCCTCAAACAAGAAGACATCTGCTGGGAACCTTAGTCACAAACGACTAC taa
- the cep57l1 gene encoding centrosomal protein CEP57L1 isoform X5, with protein MDLCHDQLSDSPSKNSYVPSYVAGSYYQLPDKMLALPGEAQLSPKGAAPPVVSPVPPPPKQNSQALVDALRTLQEKIKRLEQERLQAEKSYTQSSHDARKHEPRATSSSLTQDNHRRELDSKLQSAESRCKMLERQLDSMRRMVDGARKDKDAPVDSQQQKQPSNTDNHEKLQKLESECVKLGRTQNLSEMKLAILEHKFLKEEHERKLVQEKAGQLQRELDLSLRLSSPAVQQTKPKKTPQKPILKSPRSNGMASPRRKTIPFVAGMSILHMMKHHQPQLCERVSALHRTGCGARKCLRMDGQPAEPEPDAQSLGSLSDILLALQDELGQMGFEHQELMRQIEATEHLEQRHELQRELESMVARMDKKGSQITKLRKHQQTALLSISSLKCIPSDPQVDPAAAHHQQGDQEAERRAAFLDISCQAQNSSSGEAEQRRPAEPPHSQRDTEAAEQPQTRRHLLGTLVTNDYIELVCF; from the exons ATGGATTTGTGCCACGATCAG CTTTCAGACTCGCCCTCCAAAAACAGCTACGTACCTTCCTATGTAGCTGGTAGCTACTACCAGCTTCCGGACAAGATGCTGGCATTGCCAGGAGAAGCGCAGCTGTCCCCAAAAGGTGCAGCGCCCCCGGTCGTCAGTCCTGTGCCACCACCGCCTAAGCAGAACAGCCAGG CTCTCGTGGACGCACTGAGGACCCTTCAGGAGAAAATTAAACGCCTGGAGCAGGAGCGGCTACAAGCGGAGAAGAGCTACACGCAGTCGTCCCATGATGCGAGGAAACATGAACCCCGAGCCACGTCATCAAGCTTGACCCAGGACAATCACAGGAGAG AGCTGGACTCCAAGTTGCAGTCTGCCGAGTCTCGCTGTAAAATGCTCGAGAGGCAGCTAGACTCCATGAGGAGGATGGTGGACGGGGCAAGGAAGGATAAAGACGCACCGGTGGACAGTCAG CAGCAGAAGCAGCCGAGCAACACAGACAACCACGAAAAGCTGCAGAAACTTGAATCGGAGTGTGTCAAATTGGGGAGAACACAAAATCTCTCAGAG ATGAAACTTGCCATTCTGGAGCATAAGTTTCTGAAGGAGGAGCATGAGCGTAAACTTGTGCAGGAGAAAGCAGGACAG CTGCAACGAGAGTTGGACCTTAGCCTCCGACTGTCTTCACCTGCTGTCCAGCAGACGAAACCAAAAAAGACCCCCCAAAAGCCCATTCTG aAATCCCCCAGATCGAATGGGATGGCGTCACCAAGGCGCAAAACTATTCCGTTTGTGGCAGGAATG AGCATCCTGCACATGATGAAGCACCACCAGCCTCAGCTGTGCGAGCGGGTGAGCGCCCTGCACCGTACGGGCTGTGGCGCCAGGAAGTGCCTGCGCATGGACGGCCAGCCGGCGGAGCCCGAACCCGACGCCCAGTCGCTAGGCTCGCTGTCCGACATCCTCTTGGCCCTACAGGACGAGCTGGGACAAATGGGCTT TGAACATCAGGAGTTGATGCGTCAGATTGAAGCCACTGAGCACTTGGAGCAGAGGCACGAACTGCAAAGAGAATTGGAAAGTATGGTGGCCAGGATGGACAAAAAAGGATCGCAGATCACGAAACTGAGGAAACACCAGCAGACA GCTTTATTAAGCATTTCAAGCCTGAAATGTATTCCTTCAGATCCTCAAGTTGACCCAGCAGCCGCGCACCACCAACAAGGCGACCAAGAAGCCGAACGCCGTGCAGCCTTTCTTGACATCTCCTGCCAGGCCCAAAATTCATCATCAGGAGAGGCCGAGCAGCGGAGGCCAGCAGAGCCTCCACATTCTCAGAGAGACACAGAAGCTGCGGAACAGCCTCAAACAAGAAGACATCTGCTGGGAACCTTAGTCACAAACGACTACATTGAACTAgtctgtttttaa
- the cep57l1 gene encoding centrosomal protein CEP57L1 isoform X7 → MLALPGEAQLSPKGAAPPVVSPVPPPPKQNSQALVDALRTLQEKIKRLEQERLQAEKSYTQSSHDARKHEPRATSSSLTQDNHRRELDSKLQSAESRCKMLERQLDSMRRMVDGARKDKDAPVDSQQQKQPSNTDNHEKLQKLESECVKLGRTQNLSEMKLAILEHKFLKEEHERKLVQEKAGQLQRELDLSLRLSSPAVQQTKPKKTPQKPILKSPRSNGMASPRRKTIPFVAGMSTNPSHSVHANLQSILHMMKHHQPQLCERVSALHRTGCGARKCLRMDGQPAEPEPDAQSLGSLSDILLALQDELGQMGFEHQELMRQIEATEHLEQRHELQRELESMVARMDKKGSQITKLRKHQQTALLSISSLKCIPSDPQVDPAAAHHQQGDQEAERRAAFLDISCQAQNSSSGEAEQRRPAEPPHSQRDTEAAEQPQTRRHLLGTLVTNDYIELVCF, encoded by the exons ATGCTGGCATTGCCAGGAGAAGCGCAGCTGTCCCCAAAAGGTGCAGCGCCCCCGGTCGTCAGTCCTGTGCCACCACCGCCTAAGCAGAACAGCCAGG CTCTCGTGGACGCACTGAGGACCCTTCAGGAGAAAATTAAACGCCTGGAGCAGGAGCGGCTACAAGCGGAGAAGAGCTACACGCAGTCGTCCCATGATGCGAGGAAACATGAACCCCGAGCCACGTCATCAAGCTTGACCCAGGACAATCACAGGAGAG AGCTGGACTCCAAGTTGCAGTCTGCCGAGTCTCGCTGTAAAATGCTCGAGAGGCAGCTAGACTCCATGAGGAGGATGGTGGACGGGGCAAGGAAGGATAAAGACGCACCGGTGGACAGTCAG CAGCAGAAGCAGCCGAGCAACACAGACAACCACGAAAAGCTGCAGAAACTTGAATCGGAGTGTGTCAAATTGGGGAGAACACAAAATCTCTCAGAG ATGAAACTTGCCATTCTGGAGCATAAGTTTCTGAAGGAGGAGCATGAGCGTAAACTTGTGCAGGAGAAAGCAGGACAG CTGCAACGAGAGTTGGACCTTAGCCTCCGACTGTCTTCACCTGCTGTCCAGCAGACGAAACCAAAAAAGACCCCCCAAAAGCCCATTCTG aAATCCCCCAGATCGAATGGGATGGCGTCACCAAGGCGCAAAACTATTCCGTTTGTGGCAGGAATG TCGACCAACCCGAGCCACTCGGTGCACGCCAACTTGCAGAGCATCCTGCACATGATGAAGCACCACCAGCCTCAGCTGTGCGAGCGGGTGAGCGCCCTGCACCGTACGGGCTGTGGCGCCAGGAAGTGCCTGCGCATGGACGGCCAGCCGGCGGAGCCCGAACCCGACGCCCAGTCGCTAGGCTCGCTGTCCGACATCCTCTTGGCCCTACAGGACGAGCTGGGACAAATGGGCTT TGAACATCAGGAGTTGATGCGTCAGATTGAAGCCACTGAGCACTTGGAGCAGAGGCACGAACTGCAAAGAGAATTGGAAAGTATGGTGGCCAGGATGGACAAAAAAGGATCGCAGATCACGAAACTGAGGAAACACCAGCAGACA GCTTTATTAAGCATTTCAAGCCTGAAATGTATTCCTTCAGATCCTCAAGTTGACCCAGCAGCCGCGCACCACCAACAAGGCGACCAAGAAGCCGAACGCCGTGCAGCCTTTCTTGACATCTCCTGCCAGGCCCAAAATTCATCATCAGGAGAGGCCGAGCAGCGGAGGCCAGCAGAGCCTCCACATTCTCAGAGAGACACAGAAGCTGCGGAACAGCCTCAAACAAGAAGACATCTGCTGGGAACCTTAGTCACAAACGACTACATTGAACTAgtctgtttttaa
- the cep57l1 gene encoding centrosomal protein CEP57L1 isoform X1, with amino-acid sequence MDLCHDQLSDSPSKNSYVPSYVAGSYYQLPDKMLALPGEAQLSPKGAAPPVVSPVPPPPKQNSQALVDALRTLQEKIKRLEQERLQAEKSYTQSSHDARKHEPRATSSSLTQDNHRRELDSKLQSAESRCKMLERQLDSMRRMVDGARKDKDAPVDSQQQKQPSNTDNHEKLQKLESECVKLGRTQNLSEMKLAILEHKFLKEEHERKLVQEKAGQLQRELDLSLRLSSPAVQQTKPKKTPQKPILKSPRSNGMASPRRKTIPFVAGMSTNPSHSVHANLQSILHMMKHHQPQLCERVSALHRTGCGARKCLRMDGQPAEPEPDAQSLGSLSDILLALQDELGQMGFEHQELMRQIEATEHLEQRHELQRELESMVARMDKKGSQITKLRKHQQTALLSISSLKCIPSDPQVDPAAAHHQQGDQEAERRAAFLDISCQAQNSSSGEAEQRRPAEPPHSQRDTEAAEQPQTRRHLLGTLVTNDYIELVCF; translated from the exons ATGGATTTGTGCCACGATCAG CTTTCAGACTCGCCCTCCAAAAACAGCTACGTACCTTCCTATGTAGCTGGTAGCTACTACCAGCTTCCGGACAAGATGCTGGCATTGCCAGGAGAAGCGCAGCTGTCCCCAAAAGGTGCAGCGCCCCCGGTCGTCAGTCCTGTGCCACCACCGCCTAAGCAGAACAGCCAGG CTCTCGTGGACGCACTGAGGACCCTTCAGGAGAAAATTAAACGCCTGGAGCAGGAGCGGCTACAAGCGGAGAAGAGCTACACGCAGTCGTCCCATGATGCGAGGAAACATGAACCCCGAGCCACGTCATCAAGCTTGACCCAGGACAATCACAGGAGAG AGCTGGACTCCAAGTTGCAGTCTGCCGAGTCTCGCTGTAAAATGCTCGAGAGGCAGCTAGACTCCATGAGGAGGATGGTGGACGGGGCAAGGAAGGATAAAGACGCACCGGTGGACAGTCAG CAGCAGAAGCAGCCGAGCAACACAGACAACCACGAAAAGCTGCAGAAACTTGAATCGGAGTGTGTCAAATTGGGGAGAACACAAAATCTCTCAGAG ATGAAACTTGCCATTCTGGAGCATAAGTTTCTGAAGGAGGAGCATGAGCGTAAACTTGTGCAGGAGAAAGCAGGACAG CTGCAACGAGAGTTGGACCTTAGCCTCCGACTGTCTTCACCTGCTGTCCAGCAGACGAAACCAAAAAAGACCCCCCAAAAGCCCATTCTG aAATCCCCCAGATCGAATGGGATGGCGTCACCAAGGCGCAAAACTATTCCGTTTGTGGCAGGAATG TCGACCAACCCGAGCCACTCGGTGCACGCCAACTTGCAGAGCATCCTGCACATGATGAAGCACCACCAGCCTCAGCTGTGCGAGCGGGTGAGCGCCCTGCACCGTACGGGCTGTGGCGCCAGGAAGTGCCTGCGCATGGACGGCCAGCCGGCGGAGCCCGAACCCGACGCCCAGTCGCTAGGCTCGCTGTCCGACATCCTCTTGGCCCTACAGGACGAGCTGGGACAAATGGGCTT TGAACATCAGGAGTTGATGCGTCAGATTGAAGCCACTGAGCACTTGGAGCAGAGGCACGAACTGCAAAGAGAATTGGAAAGTATGGTGGCCAGGATGGACAAAAAAGGATCGCAGATCACGAAACTGAGGAAACACCAGCAGACA GCTTTATTAAGCATTTCAAGCCTGAAATGTATTCCTTCAGATCCTCAAGTTGACCCAGCAGCCGCGCACCACCAACAAGGCGACCAAGAAGCCGAACGCCGTGCAGCCTTTCTTGACATCTCCTGCCAGGCCCAAAATTCATCATCAGGAGAGGCCGAGCAGCGGAGGCCAGCAGAGCCTCCACATTCTCAGAGAGACACAGAAGCTGCGGAACAGCCTCAAACAAGAAGACATCTGCTGGGAACCTTAGTCACAAACGACTACATTGAACTAgtctgtttttaa
- the cep57l1 gene encoding centrosomal protein CEP57L1 isoform X2: MDLCHDQLSDSPSKNSYVPSYVAGSYYQLPDKMLALPGEAQLSPKGAAPPVVSPVPPPPKQNSQALVDALRTLQEKIKRLEQERLQAEKSYTQSSHDARKHEPRATSSSLTQDNHRRELDSKLQSAESRCKMLERQLDSMRRMVDGARKDKDAPVDSQQKQPSNTDNHEKLQKLESECVKLGRTQNLSEMKLAILEHKFLKEEHERKLVQEKAGQLQRELDLSLRLSSPAVQQTKPKKTPQKPILKSPRSNGMASPRRKTIPFVAGMSTNPSHSVHANLQSILHMMKHHQPQLCERVSALHRTGCGARKCLRMDGQPAEPEPDAQSLGSLSDILLALQDELGQMGFEHQELMRQIEATEHLEQRHELQRELESMVARMDKKGSQITKLRKHQQTALLSISSLKCIPSDPQVDPAAAHHQQGDQEAERRAAFLDISCQAQNSSSGEAEQRRPAEPPHSQRDTEAAEQPQTRRHLLGTLVTNDYIELVCF, encoded by the exons ATGGATTTGTGCCACGATCAG CTTTCAGACTCGCCCTCCAAAAACAGCTACGTACCTTCCTATGTAGCTGGTAGCTACTACCAGCTTCCGGACAAGATGCTGGCATTGCCAGGAGAAGCGCAGCTGTCCCCAAAAGGTGCAGCGCCCCCGGTCGTCAGTCCTGTGCCACCACCGCCTAAGCAGAACAGCCAGG CTCTCGTGGACGCACTGAGGACCCTTCAGGAGAAAATTAAACGCCTGGAGCAGGAGCGGCTACAAGCGGAGAAGAGCTACACGCAGTCGTCCCATGATGCGAGGAAACATGAACCCCGAGCCACGTCATCAAGCTTGACCCAGGACAATCACAGGAGAG AGCTGGACTCCAAGTTGCAGTCTGCCGAGTCTCGCTGTAAAATGCTCGAGAGGCAGCTAGACTCCATGAGGAGGATGGTGGACGGGGCAAGGAAGGATAAAGACGCACCGGTGGACAGTCAG CAGAAGCAGCCGAGCAACACAGACAACCACGAAAAGCTGCAGAAACTTGAATCGGAGTGTGTCAAATTGGGGAGAACACAAAATCTCTCAGAG ATGAAACTTGCCATTCTGGAGCATAAGTTTCTGAAGGAGGAGCATGAGCGTAAACTTGTGCAGGAGAAAGCAGGACAG CTGCAACGAGAGTTGGACCTTAGCCTCCGACTGTCTTCACCTGCTGTCCAGCAGACGAAACCAAAAAAGACCCCCCAAAAGCCCATTCTG aAATCCCCCAGATCGAATGGGATGGCGTCACCAAGGCGCAAAACTATTCCGTTTGTGGCAGGAATG TCGACCAACCCGAGCCACTCGGTGCACGCCAACTTGCAGAGCATCCTGCACATGATGAAGCACCACCAGCCTCAGCTGTGCGAGCGGGTGAGCGCCCTGCACCGTACGGGCTGTGGCGCCAGGAAGTGCCTGCGCATGGACGGCCAGCCGGCGGAGCCCGAACCCGACGCCCAGTCGCTAGGCTCGCTGTCCGACATCCTCTTGGCCCTACAGGACGAGCTGGGACAAATGGGCTT TGAACATCAGGAGTTGATGCGTCAGATTGAAGCCACTGAGCACTTGGAGCAGAGGCACGAACTGCAAAGAGAATTGGAAAGTATGGTGGCCAGGATGGACAAAAAAGGATCGCAGATCACGAAACTGAGGAAACACCAGCAGACA GCTTTATTAAGCATTTCAAGCCTGAAATGTATTCCTTCAGATCCTCAAGTTGACCCAGCAGCCGCGCACCACCAACAAGGCGACCAAGAAGCCGAACGCCGTGCAGCCTTTCTTGACATCTCCTGCCAGGCCCAAAATTCATCATCAGGAGAGGCCGAGCAGCGGAGGCCAGCAGAGCCTCCACATTCTCAGAGAGACACAGAAGCTGCGGAACAGCCTCAAACAAGAAGACATCTGCTGGGAACCTTAGTCACAAACGACTACATTGAACTAgtctgtttttaa
- the cep57l1 gene encoding centrosomal protein CEP57L1 isoform X3: MDLCHDQLSDSPSKNSYVPSYVAGSYYQLPDKMLALPGEAQLSPKGAAPPVVSPVPPPPKQNSQALVDALRTLQEKIKRLEQERLQAEKSYTQSSHDARKHEPRATSSSLTQDNHRRELDSKLQSAESRCKMLERQLDSMRRMVDGARKDKDAPVDSQQQKQPSNTDNHEKLQKLESECVKLGRTQNLSEMKLAILEHKFLKEEHERKLVQEKAGQLQRELDLSLRLSSPAVQQTKPKKTPQKPILKSPRSNGMASPRRKTIPFVAGMSTNPSHSVHANLQSILHMMKHHQPQLCERVSALHRTGCGARKCLRMDGQPAEPEPDAQSLGSLSDILLALQDELGQMGFEHQELMRQIEATEHLEQRHELQRELESMVARMDKKGSQITKLRKHQQTVGRAGNYPYPQVDPAAAHHQQGDQEAERRAAFLDISCQAQNSSSGEAEQRRPAEPPHSQRDTEAAEQPQTRRHLLGTLVTNDYIELVCF, from the exons ATGGATTTGTGCCACGATCAG CTTTCAGACTCGCCCTCCAAAAACAGCTACGTACCTTCCTATGTAGCTGGTAGCTACTACCAGCTTCCGGACAAGATGCTGGCATTGCCAGGAGAAGCGCAGCTGTCCCCAAAAGGTGCAGCGCCCCCGGTCGTCAGTCCTGTGCCACCACCGCCTAAGCAGAACAGCCAGG CTCTCGTGGACGCACTGAGGACCCTTCAGGAGAAAATTAAACGCCTGGAGCAGGAGCGGCTACAAGCGGAGAAGAGCTACACGCAGTCGTCCCATGATGCGAGGAAACATGAACCCCGAGCCACGTCATCAAGCTTGACCCAGGACAATCACAGGAGAG AGCTGGACTCCAAGTTGCAGTCTGCCGAGTCTCGCTGTAAAATGCTCGAGAGGCAGCTAGACTCCATGAGGAGGATGGTGGACGGGGCAAGGAAGGATAAAGACGCACCGGTGGACAGTCAG CAGCAGAAGCAGCCGAGCAACACAGACAACCACGAAAAGCTGCAGAAACTTGAATCGGAGTGTGTCAAATTGGGGAGAACACAAAATCTCTCAGAG ATGAAACTTGCCATTCTGGAGCATAAGTTTCTGAAGGAGGAGCATGAGCGTAAACTTGTGCAGGAGAAAGCAGGACAG CTGCAACGAGAGTTGGACCTTAGCCTCCGACTGTCTTCACCTGCTGTCCAGCAGACGAAACCAAAAAAGACCCCCCAAAAGCCCATTCTG aAATCCCCCAGATCGAATGGGATGGCGTCACCAAGGCGCAAAACTATTCCGTTTGTGGCAGGAATG TCGACCAACCCGAGCCACTCGGTGCACGCCAACTTGCAGAGCATCCTGCACATGATGAAGCACCACCAGCCTCAGCTGTGCGAGCGGGTGAGCGCCCTGCACCGTACGGGCTGTGGCGCCAGGAAGTGCCTGCGCATGGACGGCCAGCCGGCGGAGCCCGAACCCGACGCCCAGTCGCTAGGCTCGCTGTCCGACATCCTCTTGGCCCTACAGGACGAGCTGGGACAAATGGGCTT TGAACATCAGGAGTTGATGCGTCAGATTGAAGCCACTGAGCACTTGGAGCAGAGGCACGAACTGCAAAGAGAATTGGAAAGTATGGTGGCCAGGATGGACAAAAAAGGATCGCAGATCACGAAACTGAGGAAACACCAGCAGACAGTAGGACGAGCAGGAAATTATCCTT ATCCTCAAGTTGACCCAGCAGCCGCGCACCACCAACAAGGCGACCAAGAAGCCGAACGCCGTGCAGCCTTTCTTGACATCTCCTGCCAGGCCCAAAATTCATCATCAGGAGAGGCCGAGCAGCGGAGGCCAGCAGAGCCTCCACATTCTCAGAGAGACACAGAAGCTGCGGAACAGCCTCAAACAAGAAGACATCTGCTGGGAACCTTAGTCACAAACGACTACATTGAACTAgtctgtttttaa
- the cep57l1 gene encoding centrosomal protein CEP57L1 isoform X6 has product MDLCHDQLSDSPSKNSYVPSYVAGSYYQLPDKMLALPGEAQLSPKGAAPPVVSPVPPPPKQNSQALVDALRTLQEKIKRLEQERLQAEKSYTQSSHDARKHEPRATSSSLTQDNHRRELDSKLQSAESRCKMLERQLDSMRRMVDGARKDKDAPVDSQQQKQPSNTDNHEKLQKLESECVKLGRTQNLSEMKLAILEHKFLKEEHERKLVQEKAGQLQRELDLSLRLSSPAVQQTKPKKTPQKPILKSPRSNGMASPRRKTIPFVAGMSTNPSHSVHANLQSILHMMKHHQPQLCERVSALHRTGCGARKCLRMDGQPAEPEPDAQSLGSLSDILLALQDELGQMGFEHQELMRQIEATEHLEQRHELQRELESMVARMDKKGSQITKLRKHQQTILKLTQQPRTTNKATKKPNAVQPFLTSPARPKIHHQERPSSGGQQSLHILRETQKLRNSLKQEDICWEP; this is encoded by the exons ATGGATTTGTGCCACGATCAG CTTTCAGACTCGCCCTCCAAAAACAGCTACGTACCTTCCTATGTAGCTGGTAGCTACTACCAGCTTCCGGACAAGATGCTGGCATTGCCAGGAGAAGCGCAGCTGTCCCCAAAAGGTGCAGCGCCCCCGGTCGTCAGTCCTGTGCCACCACCGCCTAAGCAGAACAGCCAGG CTCTCGTGGACGCACTGAGGACCCTTCAGGAGAAAATTAAACGCCTGGAGCAGGAGCGGCTACAAGCGGAGAAGAGCTACACGCAGTCGTCCCATGATGCGAGGAAACATGAACCCCGAGCCACGTCATCAAGCTTGACCCAGGACAATCACAGGAGAG AGCTGGACTCCAAGTTGCAGTCTGCCGAGTCTCGCTGTAAAATGCTCGAGAGGCAGCTAGACTCCATGAGGAGGATGGTGGACGGGGCAAGGAAGGATAAAGACGCACCGGTGGACAGTCAG CAGCAGAAGCAGCCGAGCAACACAGACAACCACGAAAAGCTGCAGAAACTTGAATCGGAGTGTGTCAAATTGGGGAGAACACAAAATCTCTCAGAG ATGAAACTTGCCATTCTGGAGCATAAGTTTCTGAAGGAGGAGCATGAGCGTAAACTTGTGCAGGAGAAAGCAGGACAG CTGCAACGAGAGTTGGACCTTAGCCTCCGACTGTCTTCACCTGCTGTCCAGCAGACGAAACCAAAAAAGACCCCCCAAAAGCCCATTCTG aAATCCCCCAGATCGAATGGGATGGCGTCACCAAGGCGCAAAACTATTCCGTTTGTGGCAGGAATG TCGACCAACCCGAGCCACTCGGTGCACGCCAACTTGCAGAGCATCCTGCACATGATGAAGCACCACCAGCCTCAGCTGTGCGAGCGGGTGAGCGCCCTGCACCGTACGGGCTGTGGCGCCAGGAAGTGCCTGCGCATGGACGGCCAGCCGGCGGAGCCCGAACCCGACGCCCAGTCGCTAGGCTCGCTGTCCGACATCCTCTTGGCCCTACAGGACGAGCTGGGACAAATGGGCTT TGAACATCAGGAGTTGATGCGTCAGATTGAAGCCACTGAGCACTTGGAGCAGAGGCACGAACTGCAAAGAGAATTGGAAAGTATGGTGGCCAGGATGGACAAAAAAGGATCGCAGATCACGAAACTGAGGAAACACCAGCAGACA ATCCTCAAGTTGACCCAGCAGCCGCGCACCACCAACAAGGCGACCAAGAAGCCGAACGCCGTGCAGCCTTTCTTGACATCTCCTGCCAGGCCCAAAATTCATCATCAGGAGAGGCCGAGCAGCGGAGGCCAGCAGAGCCTCCACATTCTCAGAGAGACACAGAAGCTGCGGAACAGCCTCAAACAAGAAGACATCTGCTGGGAACCTTAG